TTGGCGATCAATCCGCCGATGCAGGCTTTGGCGGATGGCCGTTATCTGCCGCAGCGCATCGCCGATCTGGCGCTGCATATACCGGACGCCATCGCCCTGACCGACGCTCATCTGCAATTGAGCTACAGCCAGTTGCAAGCCCAGGTCGACAGTCTGGCGCTGGGGCTCAAGCACCAAGGCGTGGGCGCCGGTTCGATTGTCGCGCTGGCGTTGCCGCGCTCGGCGCAGCTGGTGATTGCAATGCTGGCGAGCTGGCGTTTGGGGGCGGCGTATCTGCCCCTGGATGTGCAGTGGCCCCAGGCGCGTCAGGCGTTGATGCTGGACCAGGCCGGCGCGGCGCTGTTGCTGACTGATGCGGCGCATCTGCCAGCCTGGCAGGACCAGCCGTATGAAGCCCTGACGGCGGCGCAGTTGCGTCAGTCGCCGGCGCCGTTGCCAGCGCTCGCCACCCAAGGCAACGACATCGCTTATGTATTGTTTACATCGGGCTCCACGGGTGTGCCCAAAGGTGTGGTGATCGAGCATCGGCAATTGCTCAACTACACCGCCCAAGCCAGTCAGGCACTGGGCCTTGCGCAGTGCAAAAACGTCGGTTTCAGTTCCACCGTAGCGGCGGACCTGGGCAACACCACGTTGTTTGGCGGGTTGTTCAATGGCGCGACCCTGCATGTGGCCAGCGATGAGCAGATGCAGGACGGCGCGTTGTTTGCCCAGTACCTGCAACAGCAGCAGATCGACTGCCTGAAGATCGTGCCGTCGCACCTTGCGGCGCTGCTCGACAGCGGGCGGGCGACACTGCCGCGTACCCTGGTGCTGGGCGGCGAATCGATTGCGCCGACCTTGATCGAGCGCATCGCCCGGTTGCGCGGTGATTGTCGGGTGTTCAACCACTACGGGCCGACCGAAGCCACGGTCGGGGTGATGATTCATCCGTTGTCACTGCACGGCGCTGCCGACGATTGTTCGGCGCTGACCCAGGTGTTGGGCAACAACCAGGTCTACGTGCTGGATGCCGATCTGCGTTTGGCGCCGGTGGGTGTGCTGGGCGAGCTGTACCTGGGCGGTGCGCAGTTAAGTCGGGGTTATCTGAATGCCCAGGCCGACGAGCAGATGTTCATCCAGAGTCCGTTCGATCCGGCGCAGCGTCTATATCGCAGCGGCGACCTGGCGCGTTATCGCGCGGATGGGGCGATCCAGTTGCACGGTCGGCGTGATCAGCAGGTCAAGGTGCGCGGTTTCCGCATTGAACTGGCAGAGATCGAGGCCGAGCTTCTGCGCCTGCCGCAGGTGGTCGAAGCGCTGGTGCTGCCGGCGGCGTCCGCCGAGCAGGGGTTGTTGGCCTTTGTCGTGGCACAGCAGGGGCTGTCGGCGGGCTTGCTGGACGTTGTGCGTGCTGAGCTGAGCGCACGCCTGCCCAGCGTGATGGTTCCACAGCGCCTGCAACTGATCGAACAGTTCCCGCGCCTGGCCAACGGCAAGATTGATCGCAAGGCGCTGCAGCAGAGGGCGGATGTGGCGGCGGATGACCAAGACGCCGCACCGCGCGATGCGCTGGAGCAATTGCTCGCCGCACGCATGGCGCAATTGCTTGGGTTGGAGCGATTGGGCATCGACCGCGACTTCTTCGCCGCCGGTGGGCATTCGTTGCTGGTGATCAAGTTGGTGGCAGGTATTCGCAAGTTGTTGCAGTGCGAAATTCATCCGGGGCTGGTCTTCGATCATCCGACCGTGGCGTCGTTGGCACTGGCCTTGCGGGCGGTGGAGAGCAGCCCGGGGCAACTGGAAAAAATCGCCCAGGTGCGCCTGCGCATGGAAGCGATGAGCCCCGAGGAAAAGGCACTGCTGACCGAACAGGCGCTGCAGCTGCAAGCCGCCAAGGCTGAGCAAGGCAGCTGACGAGGGATGCCATTGCGGCGTTGGGCTGCTTTAGGGGCTGCTCAGCTCTTAAGTGCTAAGCAGGGCCATCGTGGCGAGGGAGCTTGCTCCCGCTGGACTGCGCAGCAGTCCTGAAACTGGCTGTTGCCATTTGTCTGGCTCACCGTGCAATCGCTTTTGGGGGCCGCTGCGCAGCCCAGCGGGAGCAAGCTCCCTCGCCACAATGGTGTTCGCGGCTCTGGTGTCGGCCGTGTTCATGAAAGCCTGGTATTAAAAAGGCCGTCGCCTAACAGCGACGGCCTTTTTTTTATTATTTTTGTAAATGATAAATAAACTCATTCCGGTTTTTGGCAAGTGCTGCGTCTTACTTAGGTATGTGGGCAAATCGGGTCGGGCAGGACGTCCAGGCACCGGGTTTGTTCAGTAAAGACTTCGCCGTCGTCCAGCCGAATGACCGCGCCGGGGAGGGGCCGGTCGGCCACGCACTGACACGTTGCCCCGAGGCAATCGACCGTGCGGGTTCACGTGTGCTGGCGAGCGGCGGGCCCTTCGGCCCCATGGACTTTTACTTCTACCAATAATAGAGAGCACGATGTCATCCATTCATGAGTTGAAACCTCTGTTCAAGGCACTCGTCATGTCCCGCGGCCTGCGTTCGCGGCGGGTGTTGACCGGGCTGGGGTTGGTCTGCGTACTGCCCCTCAGCGCTCAGGTGATGGCTGAAGACGTCAGCATCAACATTGCTGCGCAACCGCTGCCGCAGGCACTGCAAGCGTTCGGTCAGCAGACCAACCAGCAAGTGATCTACAACGCCGACGAGATGGCCGGTCTGAAAAGCAACCGCGTCAGCGGCAAGATGAGTCCGCAGGCGGCCATCGCCGAATTGCTCAAAGGCACTGGCGTGCGCTACAGCGTCGAGGGCAATACCCTGATGCTGGTGCGCGGTTCTGCCGGTGAAGGCCTCGAACTGGGCGCGACCACCATCAGTGCCCAAGCGCTGGACGCGACCACCGAAGGCAGCAACGCCTACACCAGTAACGCCGTGACCATTGGCAAGGGCACCCACACCCTCAAGGAAATTCCCCAGTCGATCACGGTGATGACGCGCAAGCAGATGGATGACCAGAACCTGGTCAGCCTCAAGGACGCCGTCAACCAGACCACCGGCATCGTCGGCCTGCAGGGCGTCGGCCAAGGCATGATCCTGTCGTCACGCGGTTTCCAGATCGACGATTGGCAATACGATGGTGTGCCGATCCTGCGTAACAACTATTCGCTGGGCAATTGGGCGACCCAGGACCTGATCTTCTTCGACCGCCTGGAAATCATGCGCGGCGCCTCCGGCCTGCTGCAAGGCACTGGCAGCCCCGGTGGTGCCGTCAACCTGGTGCGCAAGCGCGGCCAGAGCGCACCGACCGTGACCCTGACCGGCAAGGCGGGCTCCTGGGATCACTACGGCCTGCAACTGGATGCTGGCGGTCCGCTGAACGAGGCCGGCAACATCCGCGGCCGTATCGTCGCCGATGAAGACCAGAGCAATTCCTTCGTCGACCATGCGTGGAACAAGACCCACTCGCTGTACGGTGCACTGGACATCGACCTGAGTGAAGACACCACCCTGGGCCTGGCAGTCAGCCAATCCAATGGCGAGTCGCGCGGCAATATCCGTGGGCTGCCACGCTACGCTGACGGTTCGATGCCGGACGTGTCGCGTTCGACCTACACGGGCGCGCGCTGGAACCGTTCCGAGATCGATGTCACCACCTACTATGCCGATCTGGAGCATCGCTTCAACGAGGACTGGGCGTTCAAGGTCGGGGGCATATACATGACCGAAGACAACCAGGCGAAAAACCAGCGGACGCAAAATGGCAATGTCGGCCTCAACCCCGATGGTAGCGGTGTGCAATATGCCGACTTCGTGACGGATTTCCAGTCCACGAAGGCCGGTCTGGACATGAACCTGACTGGCAAGTTCGAAGCCCTGTCGATGCAGCAGGAAGTCATGTTGGGTGGCAACTTCTCGCAGTTGGAGACGGATGATAAATTTGCCCGCACCTTCAACAATAGCAGCACCGACACGATCTTTGACCTGAACAACGATCGTCCGGACATCAGCTACGAAGGCCTGATCAACAGCCCTGGCGGGCGGGGCACCCTCAGCAAATACGATATCCGCCAGAAGGGCGTGTACGGCACTTGGCGCGTCAAACCGGTTGACGACCTGACGTTGGTACTGGGTTCCCGAGTCAGTTGGTATGATTTCAGCTACAAGTCGAAAACCGAAACGGCGGCCAATGGAATCACGCCCAACGACCCAAGCATCGCAACTGAAACCGGGGTGGTCACGCCGTACGGCGGTATCATCTATGACCTGAGTCGTGAGTGGGCGGTGTACGCCAGCTACACGGATGTATTCCAGCCCCAGACCGAGGTCGATCCCAGCGGCTCGGTGCTCAAGCCCATCGTCGGTACTAACTACGAAGTCGGCCTCAAGGGTGAGCTGATGGACGGTCGGGTCAATACCTCCCTGGCTGTCTTCCGTTACGACCATGAGAATCGTGCCGTCTCCATCCCCGGTTGTACTGACGTGAACTGCTCCTCTGCCTCGGGGAAAGTGCGCAGCCAGGGGTTCGATGCCGAAATCAGTGGTGAAGTGATAGACAACCTGCAGTTGTTCGCGGGCTACACCTACAACACCACCAAGTACCTGGAGGACCCGGATAATGAAGGTCGTGTCTACAGTACCTGGACGCCGAAACACATGCTGCGCGTGTGGGGCAACTACCAGTTCACCGGGGACTGGAGTCGTGTCAGCACCGGTCTGGGCTTCACCACCCAAAGCCATACGATGGTTTACGACTATGATCGTGAAATCCCGGGTTACACCGTGTGGAATGCTCGTGTCGGCTACCAGTTGACGCCTGAAATCGCCTTGGCGGTCAACGCCAACAACCTGTTCGACAAGACGTACCTAACGTCGGCTTACAACCAGCTCAATGGCAACAACAATTTTGGTGATCCGCGTAACTTGATGTTCAGCGTGAAGTACACCCCGGAGTTCTGATTCTTGCGTGAATGAGATAGATGCTGTCTTGTGCGTAATGTTGTTTGTTTAAGGAAACGGCGCTTTTTCCGGGTAGGGGAAGCGCCGTTTTCTTTTGGGTTGGGTTGGATTGGATTGGGGGTATATCCGTTGCTGCGGTAACGGCCACTTATGGTTCCGCTCTTACAGCGGGTCACTTTCGAAAAGCGCGAAAGTAACCAAAGCGCTTTTGCCCCACCACTCGGTGCCTCGCCTAGGCTCGGCATGCCCGAACGCAGGCATTGCTCCGTGGGCCGCCGCGAAGGGCCATCCATGGCCCAGCGCGGCTACCTCGGCATCCATGCCGAGGTGCCCACTGCGCAACACCTGCGTTCGGCCAGCGTGGTTAACGGGGCGCCGAGATCAACGTCCGCCGCGAGGCGGCCTGACAGCCGGCCTGGCTCTTATGGGTGTACACCCATCGGACCTGTTTGAGCATTAGCTGTGGGAGCAAAGCTTGCTCGCGATGCGGCCTTATAGCCGACATGGCTCTTGCGGGTGTACTCAATCCAATTGTGGGAGTGGGCTTTGTGTCGTTTACAGATGTTGTGAACACTCGCAAAACCCCTGTGGGAGCGAGCTTGCTCGCGATAGCGGTGGTTCAGCTGCATAGATGCTGGACATCTACTGTTCTTGCTTTGCTTTGCTTTGGACTTTGATCTCGACGCCCCGTTAAACCACGCTGGCCGAACGCAGGTATTGCGCAGTGGGCATCCCGGCATGGATGCCGGGATAGCCGCGCTGGACCATGGATGGTCCTTCGCGGCGGGCCCACGGAGCAATGCCTGCGTTCGGGCACACCGAGCCTAGGCGAGGTGCCGAGTGGTGGGGCAGAGCGTTTTTGGTTACTTTTGGCGCTCTTCCAAAAGTGACCCGCCGTAAGGGCGGAACCGCCAGTCGCCGTTACCGCAGCAACGGATATTCACACCGACCCCAAGCGCTTTTCCCCTACTATCGTACTGCCCAAAAAAACCTCAAGCAGCGAATCAAGCACCCCGTCATCAAAGATCATACTGCGATGACGCAACGGCGAGCGCACCGAACATTGCAGCTCCCCGGTCAGGCTATATCCCTTGATCAAGCCCTCGCAGAATGCCAATTCTTCCGGCGTTTTTTCCGCCTGGGTCCACCAGCAACTAGGGCGCACCCGTACCGGTTTGAAGGTGAACCCGTCAAAGGCTTCCAGCAAACGGTCATGTACCGAAAACGCCTGGGCGCTCATGACTTCATCCTTGACGCTTTGCACGATTGACAGCAAGTCGCCTCGCCCCGGCTCAATCTGGCGGGTGGCCCATTCATGGAAGGCCTGGACCGTGCTGGCGGGGTGTTCTTGCCGGTAAGCCGCTGTGCGTTCTGTGAGGGTTGGGAACAGCAAGTCGAAATATTCGATGGCTTCAAGCAGATCCTGGGAGGCCGGATCAGCGGCTTCGTCGCCTGGCAAATGCCGCTGACGCGAAAAGGTGGCCGGGTACAGGTGTTCAGGAATCGTGCTGTCCACCAGACCGAGGAAGCTGACGGTGTGGCCCTGGTTTTCCAGCGTCGCGGCGATGTCCAGCGCAATGGTTCCGCCCAACGACCAGCCCATCAGGTAATACGGGCCTTGGGGCTGGGCCGTGACGATTTCCCGGCTGTAATCGGCAATCATCTCGGCCCAGGCCTCAGGGCTTGCATGGGGTTCGCTGAAGCCTCGGTGCATGACGCCGATGACGCGTGCCCGGTGATTGAGTTTGCGCGCCAAGGGCTGGTAACAGAACACGATGCCACCGCTGGGGTGCAGGCAAAACAACTGTGGCGCACTGGTGGGGGCGGTGTTCAAGGGGACCAGGCATTGGCTTTGCTCCCGATGATTTTGCGCAATGAACAGCGCCAGCTGCGCGACGCTCGGGTTGGCCAGCAACGCTTGCAGGCGCACGCTGATGTTCAGGCGTGCCTTGAGGTTGGCAATCAGCTCGATCGCCAGGATCGAATGCCCGCCCAGTTCAAAGAAGCTGTCGTTGATGCCCACGCGCTCAACCCTGAGGGATTGTTGCCAGAGCTGCGTCAGCGCCTGTTCCAAGGGTGTGCGAGGGGCCACGTAATCGGTATGCCGCAGAGCGGCATCAGGTTCCGGCAAGGCCTTGCGGTCGAGCTTGCCATTGGCATTGAGCGGCCAGTGATCGATGAACAGCAGGTGGCTGGGCACCATGTAGTCCGGCAACTGCGCTTTGAGGGCGGCCAACAGACCTTCGCGTAACTCGGCCGTGGACGCGTGCGCGGCAATCACGTAAGCGACCAGTTGCAAGCCGGCTGGGCCTTCATGGGTCAATACGACGCCATCCTGAACCGCTGGTAGCGTTTGCAAACGTGCCTGGATTTCGCCCAGTTCGATGCGGAAGCCGCGAATCTTGACTTGATGATCCAGGCGCCCGATGTATTCGATGCTGCCGTCGCCGCGGTAGCGGGCCAGGTCGCCGGTGCGATACAGGCGGCCACCCGGCAGTGGATCGAACGGGTCGGGGATAAAGCGGCTGGCGGTCAGGTCGGCGCGCCGGTGGTAACCACGGGCCAGACCGGCCCGGCCGACATACAGCTCACCGATGCAACCCTTGGGCACGGGGTTCAGATGGGTGTCGAGTAAATACCAGGACAGGTCGACGATCGGCTGGCCGATAGGGCTCGCGGCCTCGCTGTGCAAGTCAGCGATCGACAGCGGCCGCCAGGTGACATGGACCGTCGTTTCGGTGATGCCATACATATTGATCAATTGCGGCGACTGGTCGCCGAAGCGTTCGAACCAGGGGCGCAAGCTTTGCACATCAATCGCTTCGCCGCCAAAAATGACCTGGCGCAACCGGTGGCCAAGCGGCTGATCAGGCGCGCAGGCGACCTGCAGCAACGCCTTGAACGCCGAAGGCGTCTGGTTGAGCACCGTGATGTTTTCCTGGCAAAGCAGGGCGTAGAACTCCTGCGGTGAACGGCTCACGGCGTGGGGCACGATGACCAGCCGGCCGCCGTGCAGCAGCGCGCCGAAAATCTCCCACACGGAAAAGTCGAAGGCATAGGAATGGAACAGGCACCAGACGTCCTGGTGATCGAAGCCGAACCAGTGATCACTGGCCTGGAACAATCGGCTGACGTTGTGGTGCGCCAGCAGGGCGCCTTTGGGCTGGCCGGTCGAGCCTGAGGTGTAAATCACATACGCCAGGTTATCCGGGTGCATCGGCACATCCGGGTTGTGCTCGGGATAGTCGCCGTCGACCTCGGCTGGTTCGAGCAGCAGACAGTTGAGGTCGGCGGGCAGCGCCAGGGATTCACGCAGGTGAGCTTGGATCAGGATCTGCGTCACGCCGCTGTCCTCGATCATGTACGCCAGGCGATCAGCCGGGTAGGCCGGGTCCAGCGGCACGTAGGCGCCACCGGCCTTGAGAATCGCCAGCAGGCCGATGATCATCTGCGGCGTACGTTCGGCGGCGATTCCGACCAGCACGTCGGGCCCGACGCCTTGCTCGATCAGCCGATGGGCCAGTCGATTGGCCTGTCGGTTGAGCTCGGCATAGCTCATGTGCTGCCCTGCAAAGGTCAGGGCGATGGCCTCACCGGTCGCGGCGGCATGGGTTTCGATCAACTGGTGCAAGCAGTGTTCACGGGGCAGTTGGGTCGGCTGACGGTTCCAGTCGTGCAGGGTGTGCTGGCGTTCATCAGCACTGAGCAAGTGCAGTTCGCCGAGGGCGCGTTCAGGCGTCTCGATCAGGCCCCGCATCAGGTTTTGCCAGTGGCCGGCCATGCGCTCGATGGTTTCAGTGCGGTAGAGATCACGGCTGTATTCGAACGTCGCCAGTATCTGCTGCTGTGAATAGTCGACATCCAGCGCCAAGTCGAACTTCGCCTGGCTTTCGCCTGTGTCGAGAAACGCCAGGGTCAGTTCGCCTTTGGGCGAGATCGGCTGGGCCGGTGCGCCGGTGCGCCAGTTGAACAAGACCTGGAACAAGCCCTGTGCGCCGGGGCGTTGCAGCTGATCGAGGATCAGTTCCAGCGGGTAGTCGGCGTGTTCCAGGGCGGCGAGGGACTGGGCGCGCAAACAGCGCAGAAAATCCAACGCGCTGTGGGTCGAGTCGATCCGCGCCCGATACACCTGGCTGCTGACGAAGAACCCCACCAGATCCTGGCTTTCATGGCTGTTGCGGTTGGCGTTGGGCACGCCGACGGTGAAATCGTCCTGGTTGCTGTAGCGGCCCAGCAGCAGTTGCCAGGCTCCCAGCGCCACCACGAAAGGCGTAAGTCCCTGGCGTTGGCAGAACGCGTCGAGGGCCTGGGTCTCTGCGGTGGCAAGCGTCACGTGCACGCGTCCGGCCCGGTGTTGCTGGCTCGTGGCGCGGGGGAAATCCAGGGGCAACTCCAACGTGGGCAGGTCGTGGCCCAGGTAGTGACGCCAGTATTCGCCGCTGCGCCGGCATTGCGGGCTTTGCAAATACTCGCCTCGTTGGTGGGTGGCGTAGTCGGCGTATTGCATGGGCAACGGCGGCAGCGGTGACGGATCGCCGAGCAAGGCCTGTGCATAGGCCTGGGTCATGTCCTGCATCAGGATCGTGTTGGACCAGGCATCGGAGACGATGTGATGCATGTTGAGCA
The sequence above is drawn from the Pseudomonas sp. St316 genome and encodes:
- a CDS encoding non-ribosomal peptide synthetase gives rise to the protein MNELLDDDLLTLLLEDVARDGQTRSGSRLDRAPLSFAQQRLWLEHQRDPARSAYNLPRALRLTGELNADALEQALNRVIDRHDILRSAFNDIDAAPVQVVERNACLTLHREDLGALAPQARAMALSQRIELHARQPFDLTCAPLMRATLLRLDSDEHVLLLNMHHIVSDAWSNTILMQDMTQAYAQALLGDPSPLPPLPMQYADYATHQRGEYLQSPQCRRSGEYWRHYLGHDLPTLELPLDFPRATSQQHRAGRVHVTLATAETQALDAFCQRQGLTPFVVALGAWQLLLGRYSNQDDFTVGVPNANRNSHESQDLVGFFVSSQVYRARIDSTHSALDFLRCLRAQSLAALEHADYPLELILDQLQRPGAQGLFQVLFNWRTGAPAQPISPKGELTLAFLDTGESQAKFDLALDVDYSQQQILATFEYSRDLYRTETIERMAGHWQNLMRGLIETPERALGELHLLSADERQHTLHDWNRQPTQLPREHCLHQLIETHAAATGEAIALTFAGQHMSYAELNRQANRLAHRLIEQGVGPDVLVGIAAERTPQMIIGLLAILKAGGAYVPLDPAYPADRLAYMIEDSGVTQILIQAHLRESLALPADLNCLLLEPAEVDGDYPEHNPDVPMHPDNLAYVIYTSGSTGQPKGALLAHHNVSRLFQASDHWFGFDHQDVWCLFHSYAFDFSVWEIFGALLHGGRLVIVPHAVSRSPQEFYALLCQENITVLNQTPSAFKALLQVACAPDQPLGHRLRQVIFGGEAIDVQSLRPWFERFGDQSPQLINMYGITETTVHVTWRPLSIADLHSEAASPIGQPIVDLSWYLLDTHLNPVPKGCIGELYVGRAGLARGYHRRADLTASRFIPDPFDPLPGGRLYRTGDLARYRGDGSIEYIGRLDHQVKIRGFRIELGEIQARLQTLPAVQDGVVLTHEGPAGLQLVAYVIAAHASTAELREGLLAALKAQLPDYMVPSHLLFIDHWPLNANGKLDRKALPEPDAALRHTDYVAPRTPLEQALTQLWQQSLRVERVGINDSFFELGGHSILAIELIANLKARLNISVRLQALLANPSVAQLALFIAQNHREQSQCLVPLNTAPTSAPQLFCLHPSGGIVFCYQPLARKLNHRARVIGVMHRGFSEPHASPEAWAEMIADYSREIVTAQPQGPYYLMGWSLGGTIALDIAATLENQGHTVSFLGLVDSTIPEHLYPATFSRQRHLPGDEAADPASQDLLEAIEYFDLLFPTLTERTAAYRQEHPASTVQAFHEWATRQIEPGRGDLLSIVQSVKDEVMSAQAFSVHDRLLEAFDGFTFKPVRVRPSCWWTQAEKTPEELAFCEGLIKGYSLTGELQCSVRSPLRHRSMIFDDGVLDSLLEVFLGSTIVGEKRLGSV
- a CDS encoding TonB-dependent receptor, with protein sequence MSSIHELKPLFKALVMSRGLRSRRVLTGLGLVCVLPLSAQVMAEDVSINIAAQPLPQALQAFGQQTNQQVIYNADEMAGLKSNRVSGKMSPQAAIAELLKGTGVRYSVEGNTLMLVRGSAGEGLELGATTISAQALDATTEGSNAYTSNAVTIGKGTHTLKEIPQSITVMTRKQMDDQNLVSLKDAVNQTTGIVGLQGVGQGMILSSRGFQIDDWQYDGVPILRNNYSLGNWATQDLIFFDRLEIMRGASGLLQGTGSPGGAVNLVRKRGQSAPTVTLTGKAGSWDHYGLQLDAGGPLNEAGNIRGRIVADEDQSNSFVDHAWNKTHSLYGALDIDLSEDTTLGLAVSQSNGESRGNIRGLPRYADGSMPDVSRSTYTGARWNRSEIDVTTYYADLEHRFNEDWAFKVGGIYMTEDNQAKNQRTQNGNVGLNPDGSGVQYADFVTDFQSTKAGLDMNLTGKFEALSMQQEVMLGGNFSQLETDDKFARTFNNSSTDTIFDLNNDRPDISYEGLINSPGGRGTLSKYDIRQKGVYGTWRVKPVDDLTLVLGSRVSWYDFSYKSKTETAANGITPNDPSIATETGVVTPYGGIIYDLSREWAVYASYTDVFQPQTEVDPSGSVLKPIVGTNYEVGLKGELMDGRVNTSLAVFRYDHENRAVSIPGCTDVNCSSASGKVRSQGFDAEISGEVIDNLQLFAGYTYNTTKYLEDPDNEGRVYSTWTPKHMLRVWGNYQFTGDWSRVSTGLGFTTQSHTMVYDYDREIPGYTVWNARVGYQLTPEIALAVNANNLFDKTYLTSAYNQLNGNNNFGDPRNLMFSVKYTPEF
- a CDS encoding non-ribosomal peptide synthetase translates to MNEVTMDAHSSGFALTPEQQTQLEQRPGTVTCGEALRWLNVMIDGDLDPQRLQVAFDTLLAQQPMLLARLGKVAGFHGWRQAVASAARFPLTVQAGEQRAEDIQAQIEDLMGRVFVIGESDSLQAVLYRLAPRQWQLVLGIARYSADAQSLNLLLEHLQQACAGAHAEDDEAPGEFAQYLEWRSEVVLDEDAASARAYWQQHLQGMQADIATPWLAARSTSAETGTADSHVSLSLEPAQREALHCLAEQLGQPLATLLQGAWWVLLGRLSGLEQALVGVRHDSRDDYEYFANAVGVFEKTLPLCVSLPATVSFSEWLDELAARLEAHRTWQEYWAPELAPDAARPAYGFTLGQASASGHSGGLHWTVAESVHVPAEPFELLMQVQLNERHTTLNLHYARSRYSSASANAVLEQYGVLLASILAAPHRALAQLSLLSRAQEQRLLAINPPMQALADGRYLPQRIADLALHIPDAIALTDAHLQLSYSQLQAQVDSLALGLKHQGVGAGSIVALALPRSAQLVIAMLASWRLGAAYLPLDVQWPQARQALMLDQAGAALLLTDAAHLPAWQDQPYEALTAAQLRQSPAPLPALATQGNDIAYVLFTSGSTGVPKGVVIEHRQLLNYTAQASQALGLAQCKNVGFSSTVAADLGNTTLFGGLFNGATLHVASDEQMQDGALFAQYLQQQQIDCLKIVPSHLAALLDSGRATLPRTLVLGGESIAPTLIERIARLRGDCRVFNHYGPTEATVGVMIHPLSLHGAADDCSALTQVLGNNQVYVLDADLRLAPVGVLGELYLGGAQLSRGYLNAQADEQMFIQSPFDPAQRLYRSGDLARYRADGAIQLHGRRDQQVKVRGFRIELAEIEAELLRLPQVVEALVLPAASAEQGLLAFVVAQQGLSAGLLDVVRAELSARLPSVMVPQRLQLIEQFPRLANGKIDRKALQQRADVAADDQDAAPRDALEQLLAARMAQLLGLERLGIDRDFFAAGGHSLLVIKLVAGIRKLLQCEIHPGLVFDHPTVASLALALRAVESSPGQLEKIAQVRLRMEAMSPEEKALLTEQALQLQAAKAEQGS